One region of Oryza sativa Japonica Group chromosome 10, ASM3414082v1 genomic DNA includes:
- the LOC4349306 gene encoding vesicle-associated protein 2-1, with translation MGASGRLISIYPEDLTFLFELDKPCYCNLKVVNNSEHHVAFKVKTTSPRKYFVRPNASIIQPWDSCTITITLQAQKEYPPDMQCKDKFLIQSTKVAASTDMDEIPPNTFNKEVDKVIEEMKLKVVYTVPSGSSDDSGITSLGSRSFKLGSDDLTMLKNASIEKIQTIQRLKDERDTTLQQNQQMQRELDVIRRRRSRKSDAGFSLTFAAFAGLIGVLIGLLMSLIFPRPQAAA, from the exons ATGGGTGCCAGCGGAAGGCTGATCTCCATTTACCCAGAGGATCTCACTTTCCTAT TTGAGCTAGATAAGCCATGCTATTGCAATCTCAAGGTGGTGAACAACAGCGAGCATCATGTTGCATTTAAG gtcaAGACGACATCACCGAGGAAGTATTTTGTCCGGCCGAACGCGAGCATCATCCAGCCATGGGATTCTTGCACAATAACAA TTACGCTCCAGGCGCAGAAAGAGTACCCACCAGATATGCAATGCAAGGATAAATTCTTGATCCAGAGCACCAAGGTAGCTGCCAGTACTGACATGGACGAGATCCCCCCTAACACG TTCAACAAGGAAGTCGATAAGGTGATTGAGGAAATGAAGCTTAAGGTTGTTTATACAGTTCCCAGTGGAAGTTCTGACGACTCTGGTATTACATCTTTAGGCAGCAGGAGCTTCAAATTGGGGTCTGACGATCTCACG ATGCTGAAGAATGCAAGCATTGAAAAG ATACAGACAATACAACGCCTAAAAGACGAACGAGACACCACCCTGCAGCAAAATCAGCAAATGCAACGTGAATTG gaTGTGATCAGGAGGCGTAGAAGCCGCAAAAGCGATGCGGGTTTCTCCTTAACGTTTGCTGCTTTTGCTGGGCTCATAGGTGTCCTGATTGGGCTCTTGATGAGCCTCATCTTCCCTCGCCCACAGGCTGCTGCTTAA